The genome window aaacattatttttgactACAGAAACACCCAGAATAATTTGCAGCCGTATTTATTTGTTCTGGCTAAGAACATGTCTACCCCGTTTAAACTTCCCTTGTTTATATATAACTGTGGCTAACCTCTGGACAAATCGAACCTCGTTTTAAGTTAGATACGTAAAGTTTACTATATAAATACCTGTATAATATTATCAAGGTCCAGTTCCCTGTTGTGCCTGCGACGCGGAGTTGCCGGCGCTGACGGTGATCGAGTGCGAGCTGACTCCTTGAGAGACCGCGCCTGGTCTTCCGTCAGGTAAAGCTCGCTAGCCGTCACCATTACCAGGGTATcgctgaaataaatattatttcttttaacataattatgtaattgttaataataaaattattaatttatcactAGTATTAATtttcaagcttttatttaattttttacctAAAACGTAGGACTTTTTTACGCTGAATTATGCGAAGTCTTGAAAATAATCGAAAtcgataaataaagaaataatttcaaagccaaaaaattactactaattctAGGAATATGAATAACTTACCCATCAGTAGTACATTTATAAGTGACAGTCCCACAATCATTTTCTTCAACTCCCAACACCAACCCAGGCTCATAGTTCTGTTCTTCATCAACCATAGCATACACCGACTGGCCTTCTAAAGGCAAGGTCTTCATATCACCGAAGATGATAAAATCATCTAACAAAACCTTACTTTGACCATCGTCGAATTTGATCAGGTATTTATTAGGCTCGGTAATCTCTAAAACTTTGCCAGAATAGTATCTTTTATCCACCCATTTGGCTAGTACAACTGTATCAGGGGCATACCCTGGGTACTCAGGCTTGACAACTGCTTTCTCTACCGGTGTAGCTGGTCTAGGCGAAGTCGGACGCCGTTTCGCCTTCAATTTGCTCAAAGATTTCGGCGTAGCAACCAAAGACGATAAAGGTTTCTCATCTTTAGGTGACTTCACGGGAGATTCTTTCCCATTTTCACCGTTAGTTGGCACCATTTCGGGAGAATTCATTCCGTGCATGTATTCTGGTTCTTCAGGTTGGGTTGGCAATAACGCTCGTTTAGTCTTCCCGGCTATGTGCCGTCGACCCCTAACTCGAGTTTTCTTTAACGAGCTTTTTGGAGTCGCCTTATCGCATTTGCTAACTTCTTCCGGACTCGCATTCCCATTGCTCATAGTACTGTCATTAGAAACCGATGTTTGGATGCCTACAGAAACTTTATCGTCACTCAGTCCTTCATCGACCGAAGTCTCCCTGATATGCGAGAATATGTCTTGTAGCTTCTTCATTAAGGCTTCGTATCCCTTAACAGATGTTGTTGGATTCGCAATAGATTTCCGCGGCGGTTGTGGTACTACGAAATTGCCATCGCTGGTTCGGTTACTGGATGTTGATGTCGAACTGACTGTTGACGCGAAAGAGGTTCTATTCGGTAAGTTTATCATTCCACCGCTGGTAACACTTGAAGGGGAGTTACTTACTGATACATCACCTAAGTAGGGGTCAATTGTGAACCTTTTGGAGATTCTCTGGTATTCTCTACACATGTCCATACCGAGATCGTTGTCTGTTCGAACAACGTAGAGGGAAAGAAATTCGTTATCCTCATTATGACTGATATGCACGTCAAACACTGGGATTTGAGGCGTATTGATTGGCAAAGAATGCCCATTTGCCAAAGGAGATATGGTTGACGGGGTAGCGTTGTTACTTGATCTGAAGGACTCATTCTTCCCTCGTTTGTTCTTCCCAGCGTTAAGTTTCGTCATATCAGGGGTACTGTCGCTATCTTCAGCACTAGTCATCTTGCCATCTAAAACCTCGGTTGGAGTGGACGAGTTTCCGTTGGAAAGTTTCGAAATTAACTTCGAAGCCATTGTAGGCATGGGTTCTGGACTCTCCAAGTTTAGTGAACCAACGCTATCAGTACTTTCCTGGTCCGTAGTTTTCCCTATATTGTAATCTTTCGGAACGATTTGAGAGAAGTTGCCTTGATCCGAGTACTTATATCCTTCACTTCTAGGTGCAGTTATTTTTCCAGGATTAATATCTTCTGTCCTATTCCTAACAAGCACTGGGTCGCTATTACTGGGTGTTTTTGGTTTATCGTTCACATTATCTGATTCTAATGACGGGGAAAGTTCTAGATGGAAACCTTGGGAGTCGTCTAGCTCCGAATTATCTTCAGCGATCGTTTCTGGAATTTTCAATGGAGGTATTTCTGAGACGAACTCTATGCTGGGACGAGAGCTCGAACTATCGGAGATAACTAGGACTTGTTTCGGTTCCACTTTGGCTAACTCAGGTTGTATTTTGCGGGGTGTTTTCCGGGACTTGGTGATGTCGACACTGGCTGGCCGGGATTTTGGGGTCTTTGGTGTTTTGGGTTTGGATAATTCCGCGCTGTTGCTGCGCTTGAGTCTCCTAGGGCTTGATCGAAGGGGGGTTCGGACGCGGGAGGTGGAGGGCAGCTCAAGGTCTTCGAGCTTGCGTTTGGGGGCGCTGGTGATTTCCGACACCTCATTGTCCAAGGTTTGGGTGGACACGGCGAATTCATCGTCAGTTAGCTCTAGTTTTTGGATCTTCGCGCTACTGTCTGAAGGGTCGTCTGACAGTTTCCTTTTAGGCTGCGCACAGGTTACAGGGTCgtctgtaattttgtttttgttaattatatttacctaaGATTTAGATTTTTACTACATAGTGGAAGTTAGAGTAAACATACCATTCGCATCAGTTGAAATACCATTGGTGTCTTCAGTTGCACTGCTGACAGTCTGAAATTATCAAAACCTCAttgtataattttcaaaattttatattttcttaaagtaATTACCTatcaacataataaattatgcagAATTAAATATAACCATAAGaacatattttgaaatgatCAGAAAAGGTAAGTAAGTAACGTATAGGAAGCAAAATAATATAAGtgaactaaacaaaaaaaaaacatgtttgaaATAACATGTgtaaaatttacattttacacatgttatttcaaagaaattgGTGAACAAACCACAATATCATCATCGGGCTCATAAACAGGACTATCGGGGAACAGATTCTGTGAGTCATCAGTATTTTCCTTAGTTACCGGCGCGTCCCCTGCTGAATCCACTATTGGGACTTGGGGGACTGCTTCTGAAAAGTTAAATAAGTCTATTTAACATAGGGTACAATGATATTTGCACTGAggctaacagacatacatagTAAAATAACAGAACAAGAACAGAGACTGCAGGTACAGAATCAGTAAAAATTGgttactattttaaaataataaatagaataacAGATATTACTCATGGATTGTCTATCTATGTGGATGCTTATATTGTTTAATACTACATGAACAACCTAAATCTCATTCTTGATTTTAAGTCAAACACTTAATAAATCTAAACTTTAGATTCAGTAAAGTCTAAGTACAGATGGCGCATTACTCAGACCCAAAAAAAAGAGAaatattgattaaatattttcaatttatattttcgtTGGTAagttaaatgaatattttcagTTGCATAATATAGAGATTGCACTAGAAGAGAAATTAAACCAATATCAACTATTATTtcctcataaataaataatactttacatattattcaaattacatgaataaaaattttcaagaaaaaa of Helicoverpa zea isolate HzStark_Cry1AcR chromosome 15, ilHelZeax1.1, whole genome shotgun sequence contains these proteins:
- the LOC124636931 gene encoding uncharacterized protein LOC124636931 isoform X2; the encoded protein is MEEIKDNIVEMECNQLESEAVPQVPIVDSAGDAPVTKENTDDSQNLFPDSPVYEPDDDIVTVSSATEDTNGISTDANDDPVTCAQPKRKLSDDPSDSSAKIQKLELTDDEFAVSTQTLDNEVSEITSAPKRKLEDLELPSTSRVRTPLRSSPRRLKRSNSAELSKPKTPKTPKSRPASVDITKSRKTPRKIQPELAKVEPKQVLVISDSSSSRPSIEFVSEIPPLKIPETIAEDNSELDDSQGFHLELSPSLESDNVNDKPKTPSNSDPVLVRNRTEDINPGKITAPRSEGYKYSDQGNFSQIVPKDYNIGKTTDQESTDSVGSLNLESPEPMPTMASKLISKLSNGNSSTPTEVLDGKMTSAEDSDSTPDMTKLNAGKNKRGKNESFRSSNNATPSTISPLANGHSLPINTPQIPVFDVHISHNEDNEFLSLYVVRTDNDLGMDMCREYQRISKRFTIDPYLGDVSVSNSPSSVTSGGMINLPNRTSFASTVSSTSTSSNRTSDGNFVVPQPPRKSIANPTTSVKGYEALMKKLQDIFSHIRETSVDEGLSDDKVSVGIQTSVSNDSTMSNGNASPEEVSKCDKATPKSSLKKTRVRGRRHIAGKTKRALLPTQPEEPEYMHGMNSPEMVPTNGENGKESPVKSPKDEKPLSSLVATPKSLSKLKAKRRPTSPRPATPVEKAVVKPEYPGYAPDTVVLAKWVDKRYYSGKVLEITEPNKYLIKFDDGQSKVLLDDFIIFGDMKTLPLEGQSVYAMVDEEQNYEPGLVLGVEENDCGTVTYKCTTDGDTLVMVTASELYLTEDQARSLKESARTRSPSAPATPRRRHNRELDLDNIIQGPRSARSRDKGSSSARKRVASPKSPKASTSGISGSKAKSTPLARKRLGSESSSVSESSNSAPPARLEEVAGVEPEVQRTPRKIDGVKAGPLQLKGAAKHTIGKKNSKLTKFENDEDTVSKLGPIPEADSKLFAGLHFLLTCTEMPRRTRTTTDKATQSHDTRHYSSEEDGETTSSVAGTDTEDLEFCDRPFNKERLKEQLEAGGGTVYSHFDDVPKNKYAVCKLIAPRPCLTAKYIQCLAADIRSVSHGWVIMSCIDNTLRDVDSFALPAGWSILKQRFINWVPQSGRRNATFFKDKIILLCGDQDTFVKFWERVCTLAGATTRVVNEDDLNMAGALALVTEWDCPHEVQNKANQDNIPLVSTTWVVQSLIEARVIVPTSHEKFSFMFAEPE
- the LOC124636931 gene encoding uncharacterized protein LOC124636931 isoform X1; protein product: MEEIKDNIVEMECNQLESGNEAVPQVPIVDSAGDAPVTKENTDDSQNLFPDSPVYEPDDDIVTVSSATEDTNGISTDANDDPVTCAQPKRKLSDDPSDSSAKIQKLELTDDEFAVSTQTLDNEVSEITSAPKRKLEDLELPSTSRVRTPLRSSPRRLKRSNSAELSKPKTPKTPKSRPASVDITKSRKTPRKIQPELAKVEPKQVLVISDSSSSRPSIEFVSEIPPLKIPETIAEDNSELDDSQGFHLELSPSLESDNVNDKPKTPSNSDPVLVRNRTEDINPGKITAPRSEGYKYSDQGNFSQIVPKDYNIGKTTDQESTDSVGSLNLESPEPMPTMASKLISKLSNGNSSTPTEVLDGKMTSAEDSDSTPDMTKLNAGKNKRGKNESFRSSNNATPSTISPLANGHSLPINTPQIPVFDVHISHNEDNEFLSLYVVRTDNDLGMDMCREYQRISKRFTIDPYLGDVSVSNSPSSVTSGGMINLPNRTSFASTVSSTSTSSNRTSDGNFVVPQPPRKSIANPTTSVKGYEALMKKLQDIFSHIRETSVDEGLSDDKVSVGIQTSVSNDSTMSNGNASPEEVSKCDKATPKSSLKKTRVRGRRHIAGKTKRALLPTQPEEPEYMHGMNSPEMVPTNGENGKESPVKSPKDEKPLSSLVATPKSLSKLKAKRRPTSPRPATPVEKAVVKPEYPGYAPDTVVLAKWVDKRYYSGKVLEITEPNKYLIKFDDGQSKVLLDDFIIFGDMKTLPLEGQSVYAMVDEEQNYEPGLVLGVEENDCGTVTYKCTTDGDTLVMVTASELYLTEDQARSLKESARTRSPSAPATPRRRHNRELDLDNIIQGPRSARSRDKGSSSARKRVASPKSPKASTSGISGSKAKSTPLARKRLGSESSSVSESSNSAPPARLEEVAGVEPEVQRTPRKIDGVKAGPLQLKGAAKHTIGKKNSKLTKFENDEDTVSKLGPIPEADSKLFAGLHFLLTCTEMPRRTRTTTDKATQSHDTRHYSSEEDGETTSSVAGTDTEDLEFCDRPFNKERLKEQLEAGGGTVYSHFDDVPKNKYAVCKLIAPRPCLTAKYIQCLAADIRSVSHGWVIMSCIDNTLRDVDSFALPAGWSILKQRFINWVPQSGRRNATFFKDKIILLCGDQDTFVKFWERVCTLAGATTRVVNEDDLNMAGALALVTEWDCPHEVQNKANQDNIPLVSTTWVVQSLIEARVIVPTSHEKFSFMFAEPE